The following coding sequences lie in one Enterococcus sp. 9E7_DIV0242 genomic window:
- a CDS encoding DUF1033 family protein translates to MYQVITMYGDNEPWWFFEDWHEDIVEKQEFDCLEEAATYYLQKWQEISSEYTYTSAKPNYLSAFWNDGDERWCDECDEDLQQYMGLALLQNDKPVAFESVKDLYETTDQCGKPKCCKSSLVR, encoded by the coding sequence GTGTACCAAGTGATAACAATGTACGGAGATAACGAACCATGGTGGTTTTTCGAGGATTGGCACGAGGACATTGTGGAAAAACAGGAATTTGACTGTTTGGAAGAGGCAGCTACATACTACCTGCAAAAATGGCAGGAGATTTCATCAGAATATACATATACAAGTGCTAAGCCAAACTATCTTTCTGCTTTCTGGAATGATGGGGATGAACGCTGGTGTGATGAATGTGATGAAGACCTCCAACAATATATGGGATTAGCGCTTTTACAAAATGATAAGCCGGTCGCATTTGAAAGTGTGAAAGATCTCTATGAAACCACCGATCAGTGTGGAAAACCAAAATGCTGCAAGAGTAGTCTTGTAAGATAA
- a CDS encoding glycosyl hydrolase family 65 protein — translation MSWLISEEGRQLEKTIDFGNKFLIGNGYFGYRGTMEEYDKSELPACNLSGIYDQQGASWREPINAPNGLYTQLFVDGDPYDLRTKEVCAHQQQIDMHQALHQRRTVFSGKSGEVRVVSERFASGTDKHLLLMSYSFCLENTTNIRLVTGIDGDVWDINGPHLFEYSHYSEGQTLGLSAISGEMKHTITVADTLTTDFEGTQRIFETEKGIFRQIEFVAQAGQTYHFTKSIAIYTSQDVAEPLKYAVKASHSANQKGYQALKKEHQQEWAQRWSMADVEIEGDDEAQLALRYSIYQLMIIAPRNSQATSIPARGLSGQTYKGAVFWDTEMFMLPFFLHTEPETAKNLIDYRIKTLDGARAKAAEYGFRGAFYAWESQENGQDACSDYNVTDVFTQRPMRTYFRDKQIHISAAVAYGIWETFQMTGELALLMNGGAEVILECARFYNSYAYYRPEKERFELIDVIGPDEYHERVYNNAYTNKMAAYTINIAEKVLEQLEDSPTYKAALIEKLAYEQEIEQLRNMKKALYVPQPDDQTGLIEQFDGYFKLEDTTVDTVRSRLIDPKEYWGGAYGVAADTQILKQADVVLLLTLFKEEYAKEVKRKNWQYYEPRTEHGSSLSPCIYALLACDIGDPEWAYPYFMKTASVDLTGESKQFAGTIYIGGTHPAANGGAWMAAVLGFAGLKISEGRVSVNPKLPKHWQKMRFKVQLKEEIYHVEVTKEGGKVWKQ, via the coding sequence ATGAGTTGGTTGATTTCAGAAGAAGGCAGACAGCTTGAAAAAACGATTGATTTTGGCAATAAATTTTTAATAGGAAATGGGTACTTTGGGTATCGAGGAACGATGGAGGAGTATGATAAAAGCGAGTTACCAGCGTGTAATTTGTCTGGTATTTACGATCAGCAAGGAGCTTCTTGGCGGGAACCAATCAATGCCCCCAATGGTTTGTACACGCAGTTATTTGTTGATGGTGATCCGTATGATCTTCGAACGAAGGAAGTATGTGCACATCAGCAGCAAATAGATATGCATCAGGCACTTCACCAACGCAGAACGGTTTTCTCTGGTAAATCTGGGGAGGTAAGGGTTGTAAGCGAGCGATTCGCAAGTGGTACAGACAAGCATTTACTGCTGATGTCCTATTCTTTCTGTTTAGAGAATACTACGAATATACGTTTAGTCACGGGAATCGATGGTGATGTCTGGGATATCAATGGTCCTCATTTATTTGAGTATAGTCATTATTCAGAGGGACAGACGCTCGGACTGTCAGCGATCAGTGGTGAAATGAAGCATACGATCACAGTTGCAGATACTCTTACTACAGATTTTGAAGGCACGCAGCGGATTTTTGAAACAGAGAAGGGAATATTTCGACAAATCGAGTTTGTTGCGCAAGCGGGACAGACCTATCATTTTACAAAGTCAATCGCTATTTATACCTCTCAGGATGTGGCGGAACCTCTAAAATATGCTGTAAAGGCAAGTCATTCAGCGAACCAGAAAGGGTATCAGGCGCTGAAGAAGGAGCATCAGCAAGAATGGGCACAGCGTTGGTCGATGGCTGATGTTGAAATTGAAGGAGATGACGAAGCTCAGTTAGCGTTACGATATAGTATTTATCAGTTGATGATCATTGCTCCTCGGAACTCACAGGCGACTTCGATCCCGGCCAGAGGATTATCTGGTCAGACCTATAAAGGGGCTGTGTTCTGGGATACAGAAATGTTTATGCTGCCATTCTTTCTTCATACGGAACCGGAAACAGCTAAAAATTTGATAGATTATCGTATAAAAACGTTAGATGGAGCACGAGCTAAGGCAGCAGAATATGGTTTTCGTGGCGCTTTTTATGCATGGGAAAGTCAAGAGAATGGTCAAGATGCCTGTTCTGACTATAATGTGACGGATGTATTTACTCAACGTCCAATGCGTACGTATTTTAGAGATAAGCAAATCCATATCAGTGCGGCGGTTGCTTATGGGATTTGGGAAACCTTTCAGATGACAGGAGAGTTGGCGCTGTTGATGAATGGTGGTGCAGAAGTCATTCTTGAGTGTGCTCGCTTTTACAACTCGTATGCTTACTATCGACCGGAAAAAGAACGTTTTGAACTGATTGATGTGATTGGTCCGGATGAATACCATGAACGCGTGTATAACAATGCCTATACCAACAAAATGGCTGCCTACACGATCAATATTGCAGAGAAGGTATTGGAGCAACTGGAAGATTCCCCTACGTATAAAGCAGCGTTGATTGAAAAATTGGCGTACGAGCAAGAGATAGAGCAGCTGAGAAATATGAAAAAAGCATTGTACGTTCCTCAGCCAGATGATCAAACGGGGCTAATCGAACAGTTTGATGGCTATTTTAAGCTAGAAGATACGACAGTAGATACGGTTCGTTCTCGCTTGATCGATCCAAAAGAGTATTGGGGCGGAGCTTATGGGGTTGCTGCAGATACACAAATCTTGAAACAGGCAGACGTGGTCTTATTACTGACGTTATTCAAGGAAGAATACGCCAAGGAAGTCAAACGGAAGAATTGGCAGTATTACGAGCCAAGAACTGAGCATGGTTCTTCACTAAGCCCTTGCATCTATGCGTTGCTAGCCTGTGACATTGGTGATCCTGAGTGGGCCTATCCGTACTTTATGAAGACGGCATCTGTTGATTTGACCGGTGAATCCAAGCAATTTGCAGGGACGATTTATATCGGCGGTACACATCCGGCAGCTAATGGTGGTGCTTGGATGGCAGCTGTTTTGGGCTTTGCTGGTCTGAAAATCAGCGAGGGAAGAGTTTCGGTGAACCCTAAACTACCAAAGCACTGGCAGAAAATGCGTTTCAAGGTTCAATTGAAGGAAGAAATTTATCATGTAGAAGTAACAAAGGAAGGTGGAAAAGTATGGAAACAATGA
- a CDS encoding carbohydrate ABC transporter permease, with protein MKTKKILFNLFLLFLALVTVVPFVWMLLSSFATNQEIVRVDGGLFPTPTTLQNYVDVQEKFNFMRMFFNSLLISVAITAITIYSSALVGFVFAKFRFRGRNLLFGVVLSTMMLPWAVTIIPKYEMMMDFGWLDSYKALIIPAMVSGFGIFMFRQSISQISDEMLEAARVDGATDFFIFHKIILPMSRNTIASLAIFQFLWSWEDFLWPFLVINDENKQLISVGLRMFNGQYGTDYGGLFAATSISIIPVIIVYIIFQKQFIAGVATGSGK; from the coding sequence ATGAAAACGAAAAAGATCCTATTCAACTTATTCCTATTATTTTTAGCCTTAGTGACGGTCGTACCATTTGTTTGGATGCTTCTCTCTTCTTTTGCAACCAATCAGGAAATCGTCAGAGTGGACGGCGGACTCTTTCCAACGCCAACAACGCTTCAAAATTATGTAGATGTTCAAGAGAAGTTCAATTTTATGCGTATGTTTTTCAATAGTTTGTTGATTTCAGTGGCAATCACAGCAATCACGATTTATTCTAGCGCGTTAGTTGGGTTTGTCTTTGCGAAGTTTCGATTCAGAGGTAGAAATCTATTGTTTGGCGTCGTATTGAGTACAATGATGCTGCCGTGGGCTGTGACGATTATTCCAAAATATGAAATGATGATGGACTTTGGCTGGCTGGATTCGTATAAGGCATTGATTATTCCGGCGATGGTCAGTGGTTTCGGTATTTTCATGTTTCGCCAATCTATTTCGCAGATATCTGATGAAATGCTTGAAGCTGCACGTGTTGATGGTGCAACAGATTTCTTTATTTTCCATAAAATCATTTTACCAATGTCTCGTAACACAATTGCAAGTCTGGCAATTTTCCAATTCCTATGGAGCTGGGAGGATTTTCTCTGGCCGTTCTTAGTGATCAATGATGAAAACAAACAATTGATCTCAGTTGGACTTCGAATGTTCAATGGTCAATATGGAACAGATTATGGTGGTTTGTTCGCTGCAACATCAATTTCTATTATTCCGGTTATCATTGTATACATTATTTTCCAGAAGCAGTTTATTGCCGGTGTGGCAACAGGATCTGGAAAATAG
- the pgmB gene encoding beta-phosphoglucomutase — protein METMKGAIFDLDGVLVDTAKYHYLAWKKLANQLGFDFTEEENEQLKGVSRVRSLEILLELGGIEKDELEQSRLREMKNDWYLTFIKDMTEDELLKGAKEYLLQLKKEGVKISLGSASKNAVSILKSLNIYELFDVIIDGTKVTNAKPDPEVFLKAAQGLGLSPEDCIVFEDAQAGVQAGKAAGMYVIGIGTKENLPEADKVVAGLYELVK, from the coding sequence ATGGAAACAATGAAGGGTGCAATTTTTGATTTAGATGGTGTATTGGTCGATACAGCGAAATATCACTATTTGGCTTGGAAAAAGTTGGCAAATCAATTAGGTTTTGATTTTACTGAAGAGGAAAACGAACAACTAAAGGGAGTAAGCCGTGTCCGCTCATTAGAGATTCTTTTAGAACTAGGTGGAATCGAAAAAGATGAGCTGGAGCAAAGTCGATTGCGAGAAATGAAGAATGACTGGTACCTGACGTTCATCAAAGATATGACTGAAGACGAGCTTCTAAAAGGGGCAAAGGAATACCTTCTCCAACTGAAGAAGGAAGGAGTTAAGATCTCATTGGGATCAGCTAGTAAAAATGCCGTTTCCATATTGAAAAGCCTGAATATTTATGAGCTGTTTGATGTGATTATTGACGGAACAAAGGTAACAAATGCCAAGCCTGATCCGGAAGTTTTCTTGAAAGCGGCGCAAGGTTTGGGGCTATCTCCAGAGGACTGTATTGTTTTTGAAGATGCTCAGGCTGGTGTACAGGCAGGAAAAGCAGCAGGAATGTATGTGATTGGTATCGGCACGAAGGAAAATCTTCCTGAAGCAGACAAAGTAGTAGCGGGACTTTATGAATTGGTAAAATAG
- a CDS encoding carbohydrate ABC transporter permease — protein sequence MEQKTIKPAFINLRNVTITLLVLYFAIFLIYPIYKAFAGSLHDWNPLIDKYDYVGFENFKNVLTNKLFWSSMSNTFIFSFFSVVFRVVLGLGLATLLYSKLARFKTFFRGMFYMPTITPLVAVSFVWMWMFNPQFGLINKLFGLDINWLMNSQWAMPAIIIMTIWKDFGYATVIFLGGLMGLPEDVFEAASIDGASKWQKFSQITWPLLRPTTLFVVITSLITYLQAYIQILIMTKGGPGTSTYVISYLIFDEAFEKYNFGTASAMAIILFVIIGILTIIMFKITGEGKLDK from the coding sequence ATGGAACAAAAAACAATAAAACCTGCATTCATTAATCTGAGGAATGTGACGATCACACTATTGGTCCTCTATTTTGCTATTTTTCTTATCTATCCAATTTATAAAGCATTTGCAGGAAGTCTTCATGACTGGAATCCTTTGATTGATAAATATGACTACGTCGGATTTGAGAACTTTAAAAATGTTTTAACGAATAAACTGTTCTGGAGTTCAATGAGCAATACATTTATTTTTTCATTCTTCTCCGTAGTGTTTCGTGTTGTACTTGGGCTGGGGCTGGCGACTTTGCTGTATTCAAAACTGGCACGCTTCAAGACATTCTTTAGAGGGATGTTCTATATGCCGACGATCACGCCATTAGTTGCGGTATCCTTTGTTTGGATGTGGATGTTCAATCCACAGTTTGGACTGATCAATAAACTGTTTGGCTTGGATATCAACTGGCTGATGAACTCTCAATGGGCTATGCCAGCAATTATTATCATGACGATTTGGAAAGATTTTGGCTATGCTACGGTAATTTTTCTTGGAGGACTGATGGGCTTACCGGAGGATGTGTTCGAGGCAGCGTCGATCGATGGTGCGAGTAAATGGCAGAAATTTAGTCAAATCACTTGGCCGCTGTTACGACCAACTACTCTTTTTGTAGTCATTACATCACTGATTACTTATTTACAGGCTTATATACAAATACTGATTATGACAAAAGGCGGACCTGGGACGAGTACCTATGTGATCTCCTATTTGATTTTTGATGAAGCTTTTGAAAAATATAATTTTGGTACAGCTTCGGCAATGGCGATCATACTCTTTGTGATCATTGGTATTTTAACAATCATCATGTTCAAAATTACAGGGGAAGGGAAGCTGGACAAATGA
- the mnmA gene encoding tRNA 2-thiouridine(34) synthase MnmA, with protein MKDNGETRVVVGMSGGVDSSVTALLLKEQGYDVVGIFMKNWDDTDENGVCTATEDYKDVAKVADQIGIPYYSVNFEKEYWDRVFEYFLAEYRRGRTPNPDVMCNKEIKFKAFLDYAMQLGADYVATGHYAQVSKEEDGTVHMLRGIDNNKDQTYFLSQLSQEQLAKTMFPLGGMEKSEVREIAERAGLATAKKKDSTGVCFIGEKNFKSFLSNYLPAQKGNMVTEDGEIKGQHDGLMYYTIGQRQGLGIGGGGKTQDPWFVIGKDLATNTLYVGQGFHHPTLYATHLDASEIHFTTTEDKPKEFRCTAKFRYRQQDVPVTVRLLDGDRAEVIFDEPVRAITPGQAVVFYDGMECLGGGLIDQAYKEEKTLQYI; from the coding sequence ATGAAAGATAACGGCGAAACACGTGTTGTTGTCGGAATGAGTGGCGGTGTCGATTCATCAGTAACGGCTCTTTTATTGAAAGAGCAGGGCTATGATGTGGTCGGGATCTTCATGAAGAACTGGGACGATACAGACGAAAATGGTGTCTGTACAGCAACGGAAGATTATAAGGATGTCGCAAAGGTTGCTGACCAAATCGGGATTCCTTATTATTCGGTCAATTTTGAAAAAGAGTACTGGGATCGGGTGTTTGAATATTTTTTGGCGGAGTACCGTCGAGGTAGAACCCCAAATCCAGATGTGATGTGTAACAAGGAAATCAAATTTAAAGCATTTTTGGATTATGCCATGCAATTAGGTGCTGACTATGTGGCGACTGGTCATTACGCGCAAGTAAGCAAAGAGGAAGATGGGACAGTCCATATGCTTAGAGGTATAGATAATAACAAAGATCAAACCTATTTCCTGAGCCAATTGTCTCAAGAACAACTAGCAAAAACGATGTTCCCGCTTGGTGGGATGGAAAAATCTGAGGTTAGAGAAATCGCAGAACGAGCAGGCTTAGCCACTGCTAAGAAGAAGGATTCCACGGGTGTGTGCTTTATCGGAGAAAAGAATTTCAAATCCTTCTTGAGTAACTATTTACCTGCCCAAAAGGGAAACATGGTTACCGAAGATGGAGAAATCAAAGGACAGCATGATGGCTTGATGTACTATACGATCGGTCAACGTCAAGGACTAGGTATTGGTGGCGGAGGCAAAACACAAGATCCGTGGTTCGTTATTGGCAAGGATCTGGCAACAAATACGCTATATGTTGGGCAAGGTTTCCATCATCCGACATTGTATGCAACACATTTAGATGCCAGCGAAATCCATTTTACAACAACCGAAGATAAACCAAAGGAATTTCGTTGCACAGCAAAATTCCGTTACCGTCAGCAAGACGTACCAGTAACGGTTCGTTTGTTGGATGGAGATCGGGCAGAAGTGATTTTTGATGAACCTGTACGGGCGATCACACCAGGACAAGCAGTTGTATTCTATGATGGAATGGAATGCTTAGGCGGAGGCTTGATTGATCAAGCGTATAAAGAAGAAAAAACACTCCAATATATTTAA
- a CDS encoding glycoside hydrolase family 65 protein gives MAKAADDYFKLDPWKIIEEGFDPKYERVSESIFSLGNEYMGVRGYFEEGTSGDSLLGNYFNGIYEYSRKEALSHYKGIVTKPHFMLNAVNWLDTSIQLDDEQLDMNTIQLKDFYRELDLRTGRLTRSFIWITQTGKQLKLTFERFLHMEKSTNGYQRISFEPLNFSGTIQVKLGVDFNTMHGEEPVSFWQEQKKGVLNKAGDLAIIGQTLTTKQQIFTGFHLTVNQEYQKQRIESEKKIGYELILPLLEGKEAVVEKLVVNVIKKQEVREEVLWSEGSTVLNESVTSGYEQAQQEQKDYWSTIWDRFDIQIDGDDKNQQGIRFCIFQLQQTYHGQNPSNNIGAKGLTGEAYSGHAFWDTETCCLPYYLFNNPKAAKNLLEFRYSTLDAARRRARDLDCIGACYPIATLNGEEACDLWQHASTQFQPSTGVAYGIWHYVHLTDDRAFLYGHGIEMLVEIARFLESRGDWSQLTKKFGFYGVMGPDEFQVMVNHNAYTNYMAQQTFEYTIKVLEKMSVDAPEQLGQLMDKIKLTEQEWQHWQKCAEETLFFERSDGVIEQHEGYFDLPHIDIDKIPISDFPLYSHWSYDRIYRNDMIKQPDVLMFQFLYNQRFSKESKQVNYAYYEPRTIHESSLSPSIHSVLAAELGRVDEAFDFFSFATRMDLDNYNRNTNEGLHTTSIAAAWMNIVYGFGGLRSDGDQLMLHPVVPKQWKGYTFRIEYRKRIIEVMASTEAASIRVVSGEPLLLSVYGEERLIDSEGIELAVPANQ, from the coding sequence ATGGCAAAAGCTGCAGATGATTATTTTAAACTAGATCCCTGGAAAATCATTGAAGAAGGCTTCGACCCAAAGTATGAGCGAGTATCTGAATCGATTTTTTCCTTAGGAAATGAGTATATGGGTGTACGTGGCTATTTTGAAGAAGGGACATCCGGCGATAGCCTTTTAGGAAACTATTTCAATGGGATTTATGAGTATAGTCGAAAGGAAGCCTTATCTCACTATAAGGGAATTGTAACGAAACCGCATTTTATGCTGAACGCTGTAAATTGGTTAGATACGTCTATTCAACTGGATGATGAGCAACTGGATATGAACACGATCCAGCTGAAAGATTTTTATCGTGAGCTAGATTTGAGGACAGGTAGATTGACTCGTTCTTTTATCTGGATAACTCAAACGGGGAAACAGCTGAAACTAACTTTTGAACGCTTTCTTCATATGGAAAAATCGACAAATGGCTATCAAAGAATCTCTTTTGAGCCATTGAATTTTTCAGGAACTATTCAAGTGAAGCTAGGAGTCGATTTCAATACGATGCATGGAGAAGAACCTGTTTCTTTTTGGCAAGAACAGAAAAAGGGTGTGCTGAATAAGGCAGGGGATCTGGCCATTATTGGGCAGACGCTTACGACCAAGCAGCAGATTTTTACAGGATTTCATCTGACGGTCAATCAAGAATATCAAAAGCAACGGATCGAATCAGAAAAGAAAATTGGTTACGAACTGATTCTGCCTTTATTAGAAGGAAAAGAAGCCGTTGTTGAGAAGCTTGTTGTAAATGTAATCAAAAAGCAGGAAGTTAGAGAAGAAGTGTTATGGTCAGAGGGAAGTACTGTTTTAAATGAGTCAGTGACATCCGGCTATGAACAGGCACAACAGGAACAGAAAGACTACTGGTCGACTATTTGGGATCGTTTTGATATTCAGATCGATGGGGATGATAAGAATCAGCAAGGGATTCGTTTCTGTATTTTCCAGCTTCAACAGACCTATCATGGGCAAAATCCTTCCAACAATATTGGCGCGAAAGGACTGACTGGCGAAGCATATAGTGGTCATGCTTTCTGGGATACAGAGACCTGTTGTCTACCGTATTATTTGTTCAACAACCCAAAAGCGGCGAAGAATTTGTTGGAATTCCGTTATTCGACATTAGATGCAGCTAGAAGAAGAGCACGTGATTTAGACTGTATCGGTGCCTGCTATCCGATTGCTACATTAAATGGGGAGGAAGCTTGTGATCTCTGGCAGCATGCGAGTACCCAGTTTCAGCCAAGTACAGGTGTTGCTTACGGCATTTGGCACTATGTTCATTTAACGGATGACCGAGCATTTCTTTACGGGCATGGAATTGAAATGCTGGTGGAAATCGCTAGATTTTTGGAATCTCGAGGAGATTGGAGTCAATTAACGAAAAAATTTGGTTTTTATGGAGTGATGGGACCCGATGAGTTTCAAGTGATGGTCAATCACAATGCGTATACCAATTATATGGCTCAGCAAACATTTGAATACACGATCAAAGTTTTAGAGAAAATGAGTGTTGATGCTCCTGAGCAGTTGGGACAGTTGATGGATAAAATCAAATTGACTGAACAGGAATGGCAGCATTGGCAAAAATGTGCAGAAGAAACACTTTTCTTTGAACGTTCCGATGGTGTGATCGAGCAGCACGAAGGGTATTTTGATTTGCCGCATATCGATATTGATAAGATTCCGATTTCGGATTTTCCACTATACAGTCATTGGTCTTATGACCGCATTTATCGAAATGATATGATCAAGCAACCAGATGTGCTAATGTTCCAATTCCTATATAATCAGCGCTTTTCTAAGGAATCTAAGCAAGTGAATTATGCGTATTATGAACCGAGGACGATTCATGAATCGTCGCTGTCACCATCCATTCACTCTGTCTTGGCGGCTGAATTGGGAAGGGTGGATGAAGCGTTTGATTTCTTCAGCTTTGCGACACGAATGGATTTGGATAACTACAATCGAAATACAAATGAAGGGCTGCATACAACCTCAATTGCTGCGGCTTGGATGAATATTGTTTACGGTTTTGGCGGCTTGCGCAGTGATGGCGATCAGCTGATGCTTCATCCTGTAGTGCCAAAGCAATGGAAGGGGTACACTTTCCGAATCGAATATCGAAAACGGATTATTGAAGTGATGGCGAGCACGGAAGCCGCTTCTATCCGTGTCGTAAGTGGAGAACCGCTTCTATTATCTGTATATGGTGAAGAGCGGTTGATTGATAGTGAGGGAATAGAATTAGCTGTCCCAGCCAATCAGTAA
- a CDS encoding LacI family DNA-binding transcriptional regulator, producing the protein MRVTIKQIAKEAGVSVTTVSNVINKKAHRVSKDKIELIEEIIKKYNYTPNMNARALVQSSSKLIGLLYYSDKVDVDFSDPFVTEVLEGIERKAKEAGMFTLIHNVTSVEDVEAVQRNWKFEGFIAVGVSPQFYSEINKIIQTPIVFVDTHLANKKEYLIEHEHNRVFINSDDFEAGTIATEFLIENGHERFAFLTYPFDEDTTGVIEQRYQGFKKALKNHTLSFNRKLLFHRGEFEKMAKQLHEFTAVVVTADFLAASFIHFLKEQGQYDKEKISIIGFDDIRYAEINDPPLTTIRLDHVKKGEMALLKLIAIINQLDQEVQPLYLLSGELIVRRSVTKIN; encoded by the coding sequence ATGCGGGTAACAATCAAACAGATTGCCAAGGAAGCAGGCGTGAGTGTAACGACCGTTTCCAATGTCATTAATAAGAAAGCCCATCGAGTTTCCAAGGATAAAATTGAACTAATCGAAGAAATCATAAAGAAATATAACTATACACCCAATATGAATGCACGGGCTTTAGTCCAATCTTCATCCAAGCTGATCGGTCTATTGTATTATTCTGATAAAGTAGATGTGGATTTCTCAGATCCCTTTGTTACAGAAGTTTTGGAAGGAATCGAACGTAAGGCGAAAGAAGCCGGAATGTTTACACTGATCCATAATGTTACTTCTGTTGAAGATGTGGAAGCGGTTCAAAGAAATTGGAAATTCGAAGGGTTTATTGCTGTAGGTGTTTCTCCGCAATTTTATAGTGAAATCAATAAAATCATTCAGACGCCGATCGTATTTGTTGATACGCACTTAGCAAACAAAAAAGAGTATCTCATTGAACATGAACACAATCGGGTGTTTATCAATTCGGACGACTTTGAAGCTGGAACGATTGCAACAGAGTTTCTGATTGAAAATGGTCATGAAAGATTTGCTTTTCTAACATACCCGTTTGATGAAGATACAACTGGGGTTATCGAGCAGCGTTATCAAGGATTCAAGAAGGCGTTGAAGAACCATACGCTAAGTTTTAATCGCAAGCTTTTGTTTCATCGTGGTGAGTTCGAAAAAATGGCGAAGCAATTGCATGAGTTTACAGCTGTTGTTGTAACTGCGGATTTTTTAGCAGCTTCCTTCATTCATTTTTTGAAGGAACAGGGACAATATGACAAAGAGAAAATTTCCATTATCGGCTTTGATGATATTCGTTATGCGGAAATCAATGATCCGCCGTTGACGACGATTCGCTTGGACCATGTGAAAAAAGGTGAGATGGCCTTGTTGAAGCTTATCGCTATCATCAATCAGTTGGATCAGGAGGTCCAACCATTGTATTTACTTTCAGGTGAATTGATTGTTCGCCGTTCAGTAACAAAAATCAATTAA